TCTGGTCCTGATCCAAGTATGCCGGGATTCTTGTATAGGCTCAAACTATAAGTTAGACATTGAGGCCATGATGAACTTGAAATGCCCACTGGGACGCCATGCGATCCTGATAATCCTTTTCTTGTTGAAATATTCCGTGTGCTCCGCGCAGACGATAGCGGAACTCACTCCCACCATTCAGAATAGCGTGCCTATCAACGGCATGATGATGTATTATGAGATCTATGGTCAGGGTGAACCTCTCGTGCTTCTGCATGGCTTCACTGGTTCAGGTAAGAACTGGGCTTCGATTGTAGACGATTTTTCCGGAAAGTATCAAGTTATTGTGCCGGATTTGCGTGGCCATGGACAATCAACGAATCCTGGAAATGAGTTCACGCACCGTCAATCGGCGCTAGATGTTTTTGCACTGTTGGACCATCTCGGGATAGATGACTTCAAGGCGATGGGAATTAGTACAGGTGGAATGACGCTCCTTCACGCGGCCACACAGCAGCCGGAACGCGTGTCGGCCATGGTCTTAATTGGTTCCACGATCTACTTTCCGGAGCAAGCCCGCGAGATTATGAGAAGTGTTATAGTAGAAAGTCAATCTGAAGAATCGTGGGCTGGGATGAGGCAAGAACATGTGCACGGTGATGAGCAAATAAAGTCGCTTTGGAATCTGTTCTACAACTTCCAGTACAACTACGACGATATGAACTTCACTGCACCCTATTTGTCAACAATCAAGGCGCGCACCCTGATTGTGCATGGCGATAGAGACGATTTCTTCCCAGTGTCTATACCGATTGAAATGTACTTGGCTATACCGAATTCTGCTCTGTGGATAGTGCCCGAGGGTGGGCATGTACCCGTTTTTGGAGAGAACGAAGCCTACTTTATTCAACGTGCCACTTCATTTCTGAAAGGAAGTTCGGTAGACTGAGGGGATGAGCCTTGGAAGCAAGCCGGCGTATCCGACAGGATGTACAGAGTGATGCTACGCGCCGTCAATAATGGATAAGTTCTGGCGTCTCTCCGGGTTTGGTGATCGTTTTAAAGCCGCGATTGCACAACGGAGTCGATCTCCAAACCGGCGCAGCTTGTAGGGAATCGTCTGCCTTTATGATTTGTGAGGCATCTCTATAGAACACAACAACGCTCTGTTGCGCGTGATCGCCAGCCGGTCCGCTTATCAGCACCGTAGGCCTCGTTTCCCCACACGCATATTGCATCGCCGCGAGGATGCGGTTAGATTACCCGCCCGTTCCAGGTATACCGCATAACAGCACAACACC
This DNA window, taken from Rhodothermales bacterium, encodes the following:
- a CDS encoding alpha/beta hydrolase, whose translation is MMNLKCPLGRHAILIILFLLKYSVCSAQTIAELTPTIQNSVPINGMMMYYEIYGQGEPLVLLHGFTGSGKNWASIVDDFSGKYQVIVPDLRGHGQSTNPGNEFTHRQSALDVFALLDHLGIDDFKAMGISTGGMTLLHAATQQPERVSAMVLIGSTIYFPEQAREIMRSVIVESQSEESWAGMRQEHVHGDEQIKSLWNLFYNFQYNYDDMNFTAPYLSTIKARTLIVHGDRDDFFPVSIPIEMYLAIPNSALWIVPEGGHVPVFGENEAYFIQRATSFLKGSSVD